One genomic region from Athalia rosae chromosome 3, iyAthRosa1.1, whole genome shotgun sequence encodes:
- the LOC105686503 gene encoding cohesin subunit SA-1 isoform X2 has translation MMHRRGGKRIRMDDPIPPEYEAPMTPMTPLHDTTGGDLQEPYSSYTSYHQAPQTPLHNPTPEHYSPDSYSSPGTSYQQQQYQEQTSSFEPPAQFEQPMTPLGPTNMRITRNTRARLRGGPVQQPKYKEIDADFIPTAAPRGRGGGARGRGRRVVHTSNLEDEASLYYVIKNNHSSLTTIVDDWIEKYKSNRENALLMLMQFFINGSGCKGCITPDMQATMEHVAIIRKMTEEFDEESGEYPLIMPGQQWKKFRSHFCEFVQILVRQCQYSIIYDQFLMDNVISLLTGLSDSQVRAFRHTATLAAMKLMTALVDVALTVSINLDNTQRQYEAERQKAREKRAADRLESLMAKRKELEENMDEIKNMLTYMFKSVFVHRYRDTLPEIRAICMAEIGVWMKKFHQNFLDDSYLKYIGWTLHDKVGEVRLKCLQALQPLYASEELKMKLELFTSKFKDRIVAMTLDKEYDVAVQAVKLVISILKHHRDILTDKDCEHVYELVYSSHRAVAQAAGEFLNERLFVPDEEAVAGVKTKRGKKRLPNTPLIRDLVLFFIESELHEHGAYLVDSLIETNQMMKDWECMTDLLLEEAGPDEEALDNQKETSLIELMVCCIKQAATGEAPVGRGPTRKSLSAKEVKQTQDDKQRLTEHFIQTLPLLLDKYRADPEKLANLLAIPQYFDLDIYTKSRQEQNLDALLNKIKVIVEKIHDTEVLDTAAKTLEHLCIERHAIYTRCDVARSTLIDMIVNKYKEAIDEYRSLIQGDEVPNEDETFDVVQSLKKVSIFYSCHNMNPWGIWDSLFKDIEDAKDPARCLPHEAVKYCISACFFAILWGQHHLMEAVDSGTKRGEDECRELKERLHSLMGIMRHFVGGDGSGLVSPPILREEAYNTICDLLVVFCNQLTSHHNPLLHHLVYETDQTLQNMLNRFIQEYVFFEEEDDEHDEHSKIEELHKRRNFLAGYCKLIVYNMIPTKAAADVFKHYVKYYNDYGDIIKTTLSKARDINKINCALTMQHSLNILYNEIVAEKGKVNKNSEEFTAIKELAKRFALSFGLDAIKNRIAITALHRAGVLFAITPPDGVELDPTGPPPNLTYLEILSEFTNKLLKQDKRVVLNFLDKRLQAGMPSSRGEDWQPLLLYRNSLLHGETDQVPVTSKRAYTRRKKDQFAEEEEAEEVDDNSDHEFMGTLLP, from the exons ATGATGCATCGAAGGGGTGGTAAAAGAATTCGGATGGATGATCCCATCCCTCCGGAGTATGAGGCCCCGATGACTCCGATGACACCTTTACATGACACTACTGGTGGCGATCTTCAAGAGCCTTACTCATCATACACATCATATCATCAAGCGCCACAAACACCTCTGCATAATCCAAC TCCTGAACATTATTCACCGGATAGCTACAGTTCACCAGGAACATCGTATCAACAGCAACAATATCAGGAACAAACATCTAGTTTTGAACCACCGGCACAATTTGAACAACCAATGACACCGTTGGGCCCTACCAATATGCGCATTACAAGAAATACTCGTGCCAGATTACGTG GTGGACCTGTTCAGCAACCCAAATATAAAGAAATTGACGCAGACTTTATACCTACTGCGGCTCCAAGGGGTCGGGGTGGAGGTGCAAGAGGTCGAGGCCGAAGAGTTGTTCACACGAGCAATCTTGAAGATGAAGCCAGTCTGTACTATGTCATTAAAAACAATCACTCGTCGCTCACT ACCATCGTCGATGATTGGATAGAGAAATATAAAAGTAATCGAGAAAATGCGCTCCTCATGTTgatgcaatttttcatcaatggaAGCGGATGCAAAGGATGTATCACACCAGATATGCAGGCTACCATGGAGCACGTAGCCATAATTCGTAAGATGACTGAAGAGTTTGATGAG GAAAGTGGAGAATATCCGTTAATTATGCCGGGGcaacaatggaaaaaatttcgttctcaTTTCTGTGAATTCGTACAAATTCTGGTCCGCCAATGTCAATATTCCATAATTTATGATCAATTTCTGATGGACAACGTCATTTCTCTTCTTACCGGGCTTTCTGATTCTCAAGTTCGAGCGTTCAGACACACCGCTACGTTAGCCG CAATGAAACTGATGACTGCACTCGTGGACGTCGCTTTGACGGTATCAATAAATCTAGACAACACTCAACGTCAATATGAAGCGGAGAGGCAAAAGGCTAGAGAGAAACGAGCTGCGGACAGATTAGAGTCGCTTATGGCAAAGCGTAAAGAACTGGAAGAAAACATGGATGAAATTAAGAATATGCTGACCTATATGTTCAAGTCGGTTTTCGTTCATCGTTACCGTGACACTTTGCCTGAAATCCGAGCCATTTGCATGGCCGAAATTGGCGTGTGGATGAAGAAGTTCCACCAGAATTTCCTTGATGACTCGTATCTGAAATATATAG GATGGACACTTCATGACAAGGTGGGTGAGGTTAGGTTAAAATGTTTACAGGCCCTGCAACCATTATATGCCTCTGAAGAACTGAAGATGAAATTAGAACTTTTCACAAGCAAGTTCAAGGATCGTATCGTAGCTATGACTTTGGACAAAGAGTACGACGTGGCAGTCCAAGCGGTGAAATTAGTTATATCTATTTTGAAGCATCATAGGGATATATTGACGGACAAAGACTGCGAGCATGTATATGAGCTTGTCTATTCTTCGCACAGAGCAGTAGCACAAGCTGCTGGAGAGTTCCTCAATGAACGTCTGTTTGTACCAGATGAAGAAGCTGTCGCAGGCGTAAAAACTaagcgagggaaaaagagacTTCCAAATACACCCCTGATCCGAGatcttgttttgtttttcattgaatCTGAATTGCACGAACATGGGGCCTATCTAGTCGATTCATTAATCGAAACAAACCAAATGATGAAAGATTGGGAATGCATGACTGACCTTTTATTAGAAGAGGCAGGGCCTGACGAAGAAGCTCTAGATAATCAGAAAGAAACTTCTCTGATTGAACTCATGGTATGCTGTATAAAACAAGCGGCAACAGGGGAGGCGCCCGTCGGTAGAGGTCCAACGCGAAAAAGTTTATCTGCAAAAGAAGTCAAACAAACTCAAGATGATAAACAGAGATTGACtgaacattttattcaaacacTACCGTTGCTCTTGGATAAGTATAGAGCGGATCCAGAAAAATTAGCTAATTTATTGGCCATTCCTCAGTACTTTGACTTGGACATATACACCAAATCGCGACAGGAGCAGAATCTTGATGCGTTGTTGAACAAAATTAAAGtgatcgttgagaaaattcacGATACTGAAGTACTGGATACAGCGGCAAAAACTCTCGAACATTTATGCATCGAACGCCATGCTATATACACAAG GTGTGACGTGGCTCGTTCAACGTTGATAGACATGATAGTAAACAAATACAAAGAGGCTATCGATGAATATAGAAGTCTTATACAGGGAGATGAAGTCCCCAACGAAGATGAGACATTTGACGTTGTGCAGTCGCTCAAAAAAGTTTCTATATTTTATAGTTGTCATAATATGAATCCTTGGGGTATCTGGGATTCACTGTTTAAGGATATCGAAGACGCCAAAGATCCTGCCAG GTGTCTACCACATGAGGCAGTTAAATATTGTATCAGCGCTTGctttttcgcaattttgtGGGGTCAACACCATCTTATGGAAGCGGTTGATTCAGGTACCAAACGAGGAGAAGATGAGTGTCGAGAATTGAAAGAACGTCTTCATTCTCTGATGGGTATAATGCGACATTTTGTTGGCGGTGATGGCAGTGGATTG GTCTCGCCTCCGATATTGAGAGAAGAGGCTTATAATACTATTTGCGATTTATTGGTCGTATTTTGCAATCAATTAACTTCTCATCACAACCCACTATTGCATCATCTTGTCTATGAGACTGATCAAACGTTGCAAAATATGTTGAATCGCTTCATACAAGAGTACGTTTTCTTCGAGGAAGAAGACG ATGAGCACGACGAACACTCTAAGATTGAAGAATTACACAAGAGGAGAAATTTCTTGGCCGGTTACTGTAAGCTCATCGTTTATAATATGATTCCAACCAAAGCAGCTGCCGATGTATTCAAACATTATGTAAAATACTACAATGACTATGGTGATATTATCAAAACCACACTCAGTAAGGCTAGGGATATAAACAAAATCAATTGTGCACTCACGATGCAACACAGCCTTAATATTCTCTACAATGAAATAGTCGCCGAAAAAGGCAAAGTTAACAAGAATAGTGAAGAGTTTACTGCAATTAAG GAATTAGCAAAGCGGTTTGCGCTATCTTTTGGGTTGGATGCGATAAAAAACCGTATCGCTATCACAGCATTACATCGAGCAGGTGTATTATTTGCTATAACACCACCGGATGGTGTCGAATTGGATCCGACTGGACCACCTCCAAATTTGACGTACCTGGAAATATTATCTGAATTTACTAACAAACTCCTGAAACAGGATAAACGTGTTGT ATTAAACTTCCTCGACAAGCGATTGCAGGCTGGCATGCCATCGTCACGAGGTGAAGATTGGCAACCATTGTTGTTGTACAGAAACAGTTTGTTGCATGGAGAAACCGACCAAGTTCCAGTAACCAGTAAACGAGCCTATACGAGACGCAAGAAAGATCAGTTTGCTG aagaagaagaagcagaggAGGTGGATGACAACTCAGACCACGAGTTCATGGG TACGCTACTGCCATAG
- the LOC105686503 gene encoding cohesin subunit SA-1 isoform X3: MMHRRGGKRIRMDDPIPPEYEAPMTPMTPLHDTTGGDLQEPYSSYTSYHQAPQTPLHNPTPEHYSPDSYSSPGTSYQQQQYQEQTSSFEPPAQFEQPMTPLGPTNMRITRNTRARLRGGPVQQPKYKEIDADFIPTAAPRGRGGGARGRGRRVVHTSNLEDEASLYYVIKNNHSSLTTIVDDWIEKYKSNRENALLMLMQFFINGSGCKGCITPDMQATMEHVAIIRKMTEEFDEESGEYPLIMPGQQWKKFRSHFCEFVQILVRQCQYSIIYDQFLMDNVISLLTGLSDSQVRAFRHTATLAAMKLMTALVDVALTVSINLDNTQRQYEAERQKAREKRAADRLESLMAKRKELEENMDEIKNMLTYMFKSVFVHRYRDTLPEIRAICMAEIGVWMKKFHQNFLDDSYLKYIGWTLHDKVGEVRLKCLQALQPLYASEELKMKLELFTSKFKDRIVAMTLDKEYDVAVQAVKLVISILKHHRDILTDKDCEHVYELVYSSHRAVAQAAGEFLNERLFVPDEEAVAGVKTKRGKKRLPNTPLIRDLVLFFIESELHEHGAYLVDSLIETNQMMKDWECMTDLLLEEAGPDEEALDNQKETSLIELMVCCIKQAATGEAPVGRGPTRKSLSAKEVKQTQDDKQRLTEHFIQTLPLLLDKYRADPEKLANLLAIPQYFDLDIYTKSRQEQNLDALLNKIKVIVEKIHDTEVLDTAAKTLEHLCIERHAIYTRCDVARSTLIDMIVNKYKEAIDEYRSLIQGDEVPNEDETFDVVQSLKKVSIFYSCHNMNPWGIWDSLFKDIEDAKDPARCLPHEAVKYCISACFFAILWGQHHLMEAVDSGTKRGEDECRELKERLHSLMGIMRHFVGGDGSGLVSPPILREEAYNTICDLLVVFCNQLTSHHNPLLHHLVYETDQTLQNMLNRFIQEYVFFEEEDDEHDEHSKIEELHKRRNFLAGYCKLIVYNMIPTKAAADVFKHYVKYYNDYGDIIKTTLSKARDINKINCALTMQHSLNILYNEIVAEKGKVNKNSEEFTAIKELAKRFALSFGLDAIKNRIAITALHRAGVLFAITPPDGVELDPTGPPPNLTYLEILSEFTNKLLKQDKRVVLNFLDKRLQAGMPSSRGEDWQPLLLYRNSLLHGETDQVPVTSKRAYTRRKKDQFAEEEEAEEVDDNSDHEFMG, translated from the exons ATGATGCATCGAAGGGGTGGTAAAAGAATTCGGATGGATGATCCCATCCCTCCGGAGTATGAGGCCCCGATGACTCCGATGACACCTTTACATGACACTACTGGTGGCGATCTTCAAGAGCCTTACTCATCATACACATCATATCATCAAGCGCCACAAACACCTCTGCATAATCCAAC TCCTGAACATTATTCACCGGATAGCTACAGTTCACCAGGAACATCGTATCAACAGCAACAATATCAGGAACAAACATCTAGTTTTGAACCACCGGCACAATTTGAACAACCAATGACACCGTTGGGCCCTACCAATATGCGCATTACAAGAAATACTCGTGCCAGATTACGTG GTGGACCTGTTCAGCAACCCAAATATAAAGAAATTGACGCAGACTTTATACCTACTGCGGCTCCAAGGGGTCGGGGTGGAGGTGCAAGAGGTCGAGGCCGAAGAGTTGTTCACACGAGCAATCTTGAAGATGAAGCCAGTCTGTACTATGTCATTAAAAACAATCACTCGTCGCTCACT ACCATCGTCGATGATTGGATAGAGAAATATAAAAGTAATCGAGAAAATGCGCTCCTCATGTTgatgcaatttttcatcaatggaAGCGGATGCAAAGGATGTATCACACCAGATATGCAGGCTACCATGGAGCACGTAGCCATAATTCGTAAGATGACTGAAGAGTTTGATGAG GAAAGTGGAGAATATCCGTTAATTATGCCGGGGcaacaatggaaaaaatttcgttctcaTTTCTGTGAATTCGTACAAATTCTGGTCCGCCAATGTCAATATTCCATAATTTATGATCAATTTCTGATGGACAACGTCATTTCTCTTCTTACCGGGCTTTCTGATTCTCAAGTTCGAGCGTTCAGACACACCGCTACGTTAGCCG CAATGAAACTGATGACTGCACTCGTGGACGTCGCTTTGACGGTATCAATAAATCTAGACAACACTCAACGTCAATATGAAGCGGAGAGGCAAAAGGCTAGAGAGAAACGAGCTGCGGACAGATTAGAGTCGCTTATGGCAAAGCGTAAAGAACTGGAAGAAAACATGGATGAAATTAAGAATATGCTGACCTATATGTTCAAGTCGGTTTTCGTTCATCGTTACCGTGACACTTTGCCTGAAATCCGAGCCATTTGCATGGCCGAAATTGGCGTGTGGATGAAGAAGTTCCACCAGAATTTCCTTGATGACTCGTATCTGAAATATATAG GATGGACACTTCATGACAAGGTGGGTGAGGTTAGGTTAAAATGTTTACAGGCCCTGCAACCATTATATGCCTCTGAAGAACTGAAGATGAAATTAGAACTTTTCACAAGCAAGTTCAAGGATCGTATCGTAGCTATGACTTTGGACAAAGAGTACGACGTGGCAGTCCAAGCGGTGAAATTAGTTATATCTATTTTGAAGCATCATAGGGATATATTGACGGACAAAGACTGCGAGCATGTATATGAGCTTGTCTATTCTTCGCACAGAGCAGTAGCACAAGCTGCTGGAGAGTTCCTCAATGAACGTCTGTTTGTACCAGATGAAGAAGCTGTCGCAGGCGTAAAAACTaagcgagggaaaaagagacTTCCAAATACACCCCTGATCCGAGatcttgttttgtttttcattgaatCTGAATTGCACGAACATGGGGCCTATCTAGTCGATTCATTAATCGAAACAAACCAAATGATGAAAGATTGGGAATGCATGACTGACCTTTTATTAGAAGAGGCAGGGCCTGACGAAGAAGCTCTAGATAATCAGAAAGAAACTTCTCTGATTGAACTCATGGTATGCTGTATAAAACAAGCGGCAACAGGGGAGGCGCCCGTCGGTAGAGGTCCAACGCGAAAAAGTTTATCTGCAAAAGAAGTCAAACAAACTCAAGATGATAAACAGAGATTGACtgaacattttattcaaacacTACCGTTGCTCTTGGATAAGTATAGAGCGGATCCAGAAAAATTAGCTAATTTATTGGCCATTCCTCAGTACTTTGACTTGGACATATACACCAAATCGCGACAGGAGCAGAATCTTGATGCGTTGTTGAACAAAATTAAAGtgatcgttgagaaaattcacGATACTGAAGTACTGGATACAGCGGCAAAAACTCTCGAACATTTATGCATCGAACGCCATGCTATATACACAAG GTGTGACGTGGCTCGTTCAACGTTGATAGACATGATAGTAAACAAATACAAAGAGGCTATCGATGAATATAGAAGTCTTATACAGGGAGATGAAGTCCCCAACGAAGATGAGACATTTGACGTTGTGCAGTCGCTCAAAAAAGTTTCTATATTTTATAGTTGTCATAATATGAATCCTTGGGGTATCTGGGATTCACTGTTTAAGGATATCGAAGACGCCAAAGATCCTGCCAG GTGTCTACCACATGAGGCAGTTAAATATTGTATCAGCGCTTGctttttcgcaattttgtGGGGTCAACACCATCTTATGGAAGCGGTTGATTCAGGTACCAAACGAGGAGAAGATGAGTGTCGAGAATTGAAAGAACGTCTTCATTCTCTGATGGGTATAATGCGACATTTTGTTGGCGGTGATGGCAGTGGATTG GTCTCGCCTCCGATATTGAGAGAAGAGGCTTATAATACTATTTGCGATTTATTGGTCGTATTTTGCAATCAATTAACTTCTCATCACAACCCACTATTGCATCATCTTGTCTATGAGACTGATCAAACGTTGCAAAATATGTTGAATCGCTTCATACAAGAGTACGTTTTCTTCGAGGAAGAAGACG ATGAGCACGACGAACACTCTAAGATTGAAGAATTACACAAGAGGAGAAATTTCTTGGCCGGTTACTGTAAGCTCATCGTTTATAATATGATTCCAACCAAAGCAGCTGCCGATGTATTCAAACATTATGTAAAATACTACAATGACTATGGTGATATTATCAAAACCACACTCAGTAAGGCTAGGGATATAAACAAAATCAATTGTGCACTCACGATGCAACACAGCCTTAATATTCTCTACAATGAAATAGTCGCCGAAAAAGGCAAAGTTAACAAGAATAGTGAAGAGTTTACTGCAATTAAG GAATTAGCAAAGCGGTTTGCGCTATCTTTTGGGTTGGATGCGATAAAAAACCGTATCGCTATCACAGCATTACATCGAGCAGGTGTATTATTTGCTATAACACCACCGGATGGTGTCGAATTGGATCCGACTGGACCACCTCCAAATTTGACGTACCTGGAAATATTATCTGAATTTACTAACAAACTCCTGAAACAGGATAAACGTGTTGT ATTAAACTTCCTCGACAAGCGATTGCAGGCTGGCATGCCATCGTCACGAGGTGAAGATTGGCAACCATTGTTGTTGTACAGAAACAGTTTGTTGCATGGAGAAACCGACCAAGTTCCAGTAACCAGTAAACGAGCCTATACGAGACGCAAGAAAGATCAGTTTGCTG aagaagaagaagcagaggAGGTGGATGACAACTCAGACCACGAGTTCATGGGGTGA
- the LOC105686503 gene encoding cohesin subunit SA-2 isoform X1, with protein MMHRRGGKRIRMDDPIPPEYEAPMTPMTPLHDTTGGDLQEPYSSYTSYHQAPQTPLHNPTPEHYSPDSYSSPGTSYQQQQYQEQTSSFEPPAQFEQPMTPLGPTNMRITRNTRARLRGGPVQQPKYKEIDADFIPTAAPRGRGGGARGRGRRVVHTSNLEDEASLYYVIKNNHSSLTTIVDDWIEKYKSNRENALLMLMQFFINGSGCKGCITPDMQATMEHVAIIRKMTEEFDEESGEYPLIMPGQQWKKFRSHFCEFVQILVRQCQYSIIYDQFLMDNVISLLTGLSDSQVRAFRHTATLAAMKLMTALVDVALTVSINLDNTQRQYEAERQKAREKRAADRLESLMAKRKELEENMDEIKNMLTYMFKSVFVHRYRDTLPEIRAICMAEIGVWMKKFHQNFLDDSYLKYIGWTLHDKVGEVRLKCLQALQPLYASEELKMKLELFTSKFKDRIVAMTLDKEYDVAVQAVKLVISILKHHRDILTDKDCEHVYELVYSSHRAVAQAAGEFLNERLFVPDEEAVAGVKTKRGKKRLPNTPLIRDLVLFFIESELHEHGAYLVDSLIETNQMMKDWECMTDLLLEEAGPDEEALDNQKETSLIELMVCCIKQAATGEAPVGRGPTRKSLSAKEVKQTQDDKQRLTEHFIQTLPLLLDKYRADPEKLANLLAIPQYFDLDIYTKSRQEQNLDALLNKIKVIVEKIHDTEVLDTAAKTLEHLCIERHAIYTRCDVARSTLIDMIVNKYKEAIDEYRSLIQGDEVPNEDETFDVVQSLKKVSIFYSCHNMNPWGIWDSLFKDIEDAKDPARCLPHEAVKYCISACFFAILWGQHHLMEAVDSGTKRGEDECRELKERLHSLMGIMRHFVGGDGSGLVSPPILREEAYNTICDLLVVFCNQLTSHHNPLLHHLVYETDQTLQNMLNRFIQEYVFFEEEDDEHDEHSKIEELHKRRNFLAGYCKLIVYNMIPTKAAADVFKHYVKYYNDYGDIIKTTLSKARDINKINCALTMQHSLNILYNEIVAEKGKVNKNSEEFTAIKELAKRFALSFGLDAIKNRIAITALHRAGVLFAITPPDGVELDPTGPPPNLTYLEILSEFTNKLLKQDKRVVLNFLDKRLQAGMPSSRGEDWQPLLLYRNSLLHGETDQVPVTSKRAYTRRKKDQFAEEEEAEEVDDNSDHEFMGKLKKKRGPRKNQMSASKTSQPRFVRTTTLFENSNESTAPPMSPTPTIDDVSSPSQEIDGKLKSLQIQSKSRRSLDMSGPRELRRTARNSGRYIQGQYMESDSE; from the exons ATGATGCATCGAAGGGGTGGTAAAAGAATTCGGATGGATGATCCCATCCCTCCGGAGTATGAGGCCCCGATGACTCCGATGACACCTTTACATGACACTACTGGTGGCGATCTTCAAGAGCCTTACTCATCATACACATCATATCATCAAGCGCCACAAACACCTCTGCATAATCCAAC TCCTGAACATTATTCACCGGATAGCTACAGTTCACCAGGAACATCGTATCAACAGCAACAATATCAGGAACAAACATCTAGTTTTGAACCACCGGCACAATTTGAACAACCAATGACACCGTTGGGCCCTACCAATATGCGCATTACAAGAAATACTCGTGCCAGATTACGTG GTGGACCTGTTCAGCAACCCAAATATAAAGAAATTGACGCAGACTTTATACCTACTGCGGCTCCAAGGGGTCGGGGTGGAGGTGCAAGAGGTCGAGGCCGAAGAGTTGTTCACACGAGCAATCTTGAAGATGAAGCCAGTCTGTACTATGTCATTAAAAACAATCACTCGTCGCTCACT ACCATCGTCGATGATTGGATAGAGAAATATAAAAGTAATCGAGAAAATGCGCTCCTCATGTTgatgcaatttttcatcaatggaAGCGGATGCAAAGGATGTATCACACCAGATATGCAGGCTACCATGGAGCACGTAGCCATAATTCGTAAGATGACTGAAGAGTTTGATGAG GAAAGTGGAGAATATCCGTTAATTATGCCGGGGcaacaatggaaaaaatttcgttctcaTTTCTGTGAATTCGTACAAATTCTGGTCCGCCAATGTCAATATTCCATAATTTATGATCAATTTCTGATGGACAACGTCATTTCTCTTCTTACCGGGCTTTCTGATTCTCAAGTTCGAGCGTTCAGACACACCGCTACGTTAGCCG CAATGAAACTGATGACTGCACTCGTGGACGTCGCTTTGACGGTATCAATAAATCTAGACAACACTCAACGTCAATATGAAGCGGAGAGGCAAAAGGCTAGAGAGAAACGAGCTGCGGACAGATTAGAGTCGCTTATGGCAAAGCGTAAAGAACTGGAAGAAAACATGGATGAAATTAAGAATATGCTGACCTATATGTTCAAGTCGGTTTTCGTTCATCGTTACCGTGACACTTTGCCTGAAATCCGAGCCATTTGCATGGCCGAAATTGGCGTGTGGATGAAGAAGTTCCACCAGAATTTCCTTGATGACTCGTATCTGAAATATATAG GATGGACACTTCATGACAAGGTGGGTGAGGTTAGGTTAAAATGTTTACAGGCCCTGCAACCATTATATGCCTCTGAAGAACTGAAGATGAAATTAGAACTTTTCACAAGCAAGTTCAAGGATCGTATCGTAGCTATGACTTTGGACAAAGAGTACGACGTGGCAGTCCAAGCGGTGAAATTAGTTATATCTATTTTGAAGCATCATAGGGATATATTGACGGACAAAGACTGCGAGCATGTATATGAGCTTGTCTATTCTTCGCACAGAGCAGTAGCACAAGCTGCTGGAGAGTTCCTCAATGAACGTCTGTTTGTACCAGATGAAGAAGCTGTCGCAGGCGTAAAAACTaagcgagggaaaaagagacTTCCAAATACACCCCTGATCCGAGatcttgttttgtttttcattgaatCTGAATTGCACGAACATGGGGCCTATCTAGTCGATTCATTAATCGAAACAAACCAAATGATGAAAGATTGGGAATGCATGACTGACCTTTTATTAGAAGAGGCAGGGCCTGACGAAGAAGCTCTAGATAATCAGAAAGAAACTTCTCTGATTGAACTCATGGTATGCTGTATAAAACAAGCGGCAACAGGGGAGGCGCCCGTCGGTAGAGGTCCAACGCGAAAAAGTTTATCTGCAAAAGAAGTCAAACAAACTCAAGATGATAAACAGAGATTGACtgaacattttattcaaacacTACCGTTGCTCTTGGATAAGTATAGAGCGGATCCAGAAAAATTAGCTAATTTATTGGCCATTCCTCAGTACTTTGACTTGGACATATACACCAAATCGCGACAGGAGCAGAATCTTGATGCGTTGTTGAACAAAATTAAAGtgatcgttgagaaaattcacGATACTGAAGTACTGGATACAGCGGCAAAAACTCTCGAACATTTATGCATCGAACGCCATGCTATATACACAAG GTGTGACGTGGCTCGTTCAACGTTGATAGACATGATAGTAAACAAATACAAAGAGGCTATCGATGAATATAGAAGTCTTATACAGGGAGATGAAGTCCCCAACGAAGATGAGACATTTGACGTTGTGCAGTCGCTCAAAAAAGTTTCTATATTTTATAGTTGTCATAATATGAATCCTTGGGGTATCTGGGATTCACTGTTTAAGGATATCGAAGACGCCAAAGATCCTGCCAG GTGTCTACCACATGAGGCAGTTAAATATTGTATCAGCGCTTGctttttcgcaattttgtGGGGTCAACACCATCTTATGGAAGCGGTTGATTCAGGTACCAAACGAGGAGAAGATGAGTGTCGAGAATTGAAAGAACGTCTTCATTCTCTGATGGGTATAATGCGACATTTTGTTGGCGGTGATGGCAGTGGATTG GTCTCGCCTCCGATATTGAGAGAAGAGGCTTATAATACTATTTGCGATTTATTGGTCGTATTTTGCAATCAATTAACTTCTCATCACAACCCACTATTGCATCATCTTGTCTATGAGACTGATCAAACGTTGCAAAATATGTTGAATCGCTTCATACAAGAGTACGTTTTCTTCGAGGAAGAAGACG ATGAGCACGACGAACACTCTAAGATTGAAGAATTACACAAGAGGAGAAATTTCTTGGCCGGTTACTGTAAGCTCATCGTTTATAATATGATTCCAACCAAAGCAGCTGCCGATGTATTCAAACATTATGTAAAATACTACAATGACTATGGTGATATTATCAAAACCACACTCAGTAAGGCTAGGGATATAAACAAAATCAATTGTGCACTCACGATGCAACACAGCCTTAATATTCTCTACAATGAAATAGTCGCCGAAAAAGGCAAAGTTAACAAGAATAGTGAAGAGTTTACTGCAATTAAG GAATTAGCAAAGCGGTTTGCGCTATCTTTTGGGTTGGATGCGATAAAAAACCGTATCGCTATCACAGCATTACATCGAGCAGGTGTATTATTTGCTATAACACCACCGGATGGTGTCGAATTGGATCCGACTGGACCACCTCCAAATTTGACGTACCTGGAAATATTATCTGAATTTACTAACAAACTCCTGAAACAGGATAAACGTGTTGT ATTAAACTTCCTCGACAAGCGATTGCAGGCTGGCATGCCATCGTCACGAGGTGAAGATTGGCAACCATTGTTGTTGTACAGAAACAGTTTGTTGCATGGAGAAACCGACCAAGTTCCAGTAACCAGTAAACGAGCCTATACGAGACGCAAGAAAGATCAGTTTGCTG aagaagaagaagcagaggAGGTGGATGACAACTCAGACCACGAGTTCATGGG CAAACTCAAGAAGAAACGTGGACCAAGGAAAAATCA AATGTCTGCGAGTAAAACATCACAACCTAGATTTGTTAGAACAACTACTCTTTTTGAAAACAGTAATGAATCGACTGCACCACCTATGTCTCCTACACCTACAATAGATGACGTGTCAAGCCCATCGCAGGAAATTGATGGCAAATTGAAGTCGCTACAAATCCAATCAAAATC AAGACGGAGCTTGGACATGTCAGGACCAAGAGAATTACGAAGAACAGCCAGAAACTCAGGCAGATATATTCAGGGACAATATATG GAATCTGATTCGGAATGA